A region from the Muribaculum gordoncarteri genome encodes:
- a CDS encoding restriction endonuclease, with protein sequence MVKKLRGEVQYHPNYEKYVEFIVNHPNYAGLFYERDDNGRVKWVVAGKSPKGQLRQSWWDNQCKIHNIPIQKGCYAKLARLIHPTGIHICQCCGEGRSIFYEYPAKTTVGILNKILGCNIDKDNDEERAQNTIREIIEQWCDSMEKAKAIAAAFGLRTPKDKDDLIELIYSEMVDKESSRFSPGVMCNPPDRFNGFHSYALCCRTKFDTGRHSENMMTYGQDRRAYEDWSDGDYNLANRLMGEFRKQPPMACPVCGNTEKMSADHIGPISLGFCHSRNFAPMCSGCNSSKNNRFTKSDVDELIKIEESGEQVISWHSKAIWDAVKHTIKNDIDAKFASSVMAKCHQNVLNILSIIYKKTGTEFLMRYLHPEYSLVDYRYLLHLENLKIISTPLDSKNKRKNQERYVRIAFDSLEEFSSKKNRKNYFLIDEDSKELDPIIASIALREYDKADKLLRQLIQSVSNSILEKETHERFFGYGEIDSPFSIAAEPE encoded by the coding sequence ATGGTGAAAAAACTTAGAGGCGAAGTTCAGTATCATCCTAATTACGAAAAATATGTAGAATTTATAGTTAATCACCCTAACTATGCCGGATTATTTTATGAACGAGATGACAATGGCAGAGTTAAATGGGTGGTTGCAGGAAAATCGCCTAAAGGTCAGTTACGACAATCTTGGTGGGATAATCAATGCAAAATTCACAATATCCCCATACAAAAAGGCTGTTATGCAAAGTTAGCACGCTTGATTCATCCTACAGGGATACACATATGCCAATGTTGTGGCGAGGGTAGAAGTATATTTTATGAATACCCTGCTAAAACAACTGTTGGAATACTGAATAAAATACTCGGCTGTAACATTGATAAAGATAACGACGAGGAGCGAGCACAAAATACTATTCGTGAAATAATTGAACAATGGTGCGATAGTATGGAAAAGGCTAAAGCGATAGCCGCTGCTTTTGGACTAAGAACACCTAAAGACAAAGACGACTTAATCGAGTTAATATATTCAGAGATGGTCGATAAAGAAAGTTCACGATTTTCTCCGGGCGTTATGTGTAATCCTCCTGACCGATTTAATGGGTTTCATTCTTATGCACTATGTTGTCGAACAAAGTTTGATACTGGAAGGCATTCAGAAAATATGATGACTTATGGACAAGATCGGAGAGCATACGAAGATTGGTCTGACGGCGATTATAACCTTGCCAACCGATTAATGGGTGAGTTTCGTAAACAGCCGCCTATGGCGTGTCCTGTTTGCGGAAATACAGAGAAAATGAGTGCAGATCATATCGGCCCGATTTCTCTTGGTTTCTGCCATAGCAGAAATTTCGCGCCAATGTGTAGCGGTTGCAATAGCTCCAAAAATAATCGCTTTACAAAGAGTGATGTCGATGAATTAATAAAGATAGAAGAAAGTGGTGAACAAGTAATTAGTTGGCACTCAAAAGCAATATGGGATGCTGTAAAGCATACCATAAAAAACGATATAGATGCAAAGTTCGCAAGTTCAGTAATGGCTAAATGCCATCAGAATGTTTTGAATATATTATCTATAATCTATAAGAAAACTGGCACTGAATTTTTAATGCGCTATCTCCATCCTGAATATTCTCTTGTAGATTATAGATATTTGCTTCACCTTGAAAATTTGAAGATAATCTCAACGCCATTGGATAGCAAAAATAAGCGAAAAAATCAGGAGCGTTATGTTCGCATAGCGTTTGACAGTCTTGAAGAATTTTCAAGTAAGAAGAATCGAAAGAACTATTTCTTGATAGATGAGGATTCCAAAGAATTAGACCCTATTATTGCATCAATCGCGTTAAGAGAATATGATAAAGCGGATAAGTTGTTGCGCCAACTTATCCAAAGTGTCAGTAATAGCATATTGGAAAAAGAAACGCATGAAAGGTTTTTCGGATACGGAGAAATAGATAGTCCTTTCTCAATAGCAGCAGAGCCTGAATAA
- a CDS encoding Eco57I restriction-modification methylase domain-containing protein has product MEIKTLISLEDKYIYQDAIELLNSDDPFAPITSEVIENANVKIREIATRIHHHILLELIYIYVSNKFSNCTDIMQICFNTNSICTTGLSISNIDTIPSLCEQLHISFLNSKFSLSIKSSKVRSKSKEQFIELGAVYTQSHIAKNIVDDTFANLPVPIQEAKVLDFACGTGRFYENVIPYFEDKKKGVLFNVYAIDLDLDALNITRLKALSFIDSLSKEECFTLCQHIVLKDALRKNNSFFPEPLQISPADLDGLAEGGFDAIVSNPPYLVLKPNKSKAGVGGSDKIQEQVNYYRTCGFYQYSIEGMLNLYQLSIERMLQMLKIGGELGIICPSTLFGDVSAKKLRKHLLLRNNVRSIRFFAEKIPLFENVNQATNIFILQKGGTTSDITISEEEDVFDVNISLVKELFPENLEIPTIKSSEWDILRKLSTLKKLKQFPSIRNRRGELDLSLCREFVTSAQTPYRLVRGNMIGESEVKDINGEFVLESFIPTRSKDYRTYDFNRKRLICQQISNGGLRRRLRFIFCASTDVLGNSCNYISSDEETLAKLYLILNSSVLNWRFKITSSNNHINNYELDELPIIDLDKVDASFSYSSQEELDEYIGALYGLSKDERNLIAI; this is encoded by the coding sequence ATGGAAATTAAGACACTTATTTCATTAGAAGACAAATATATTTATCAGGATGCAATTGAACTTTTAAACTCGGATGATCCATTTGCTCCGATAACCTCAGAGGTTATTGAAAACGCAAATGTTAAGATTCGAGAAATAGCTACTCGCATTCATCATCATATTTTATTAGAACTAATATACATTTATGTTTCTAATAAATTCTCAAATTGCACTGATATAATGCAAATTTGCTTCAATACAAATAGTATCTGTACTACCGGCTTATCTATTTCAAACATAGACACCATTCCCTCTTTGTGTGAGCAGTTGCATATTTCATTCCTAAATTCTAAATTCTCTCTTAGTATTAAGTCTTCTAAAGTTCGGTCTAAATCTAAGGAACAGTTTATTGAACTTGGTGCAGTATATACACAATCTCATATTGCAAAGAACATTGTTGATGATACTTTTGCTAATCTTCCTGTTCCCATACAAGAAGCAAAAGTACTTGACTTCGCTTGTGGTACTGGGCGCTTTTACGAAAATGTAATTCCATACTTTGAAGATAAGAAAAAAGGAGTATTATTTAATGTCTATGCTATCGATTTGGACTTAGACGCATTAAACATAACTCGTTTAAAGGCTCTTTCTTTTATTGACTCCTTATCTAAAGAAGAATGCTTTACACTATGCCAACACATTGTCTTAAAAGACGCTCTTCGTAAAAACAACTCATTTTTCCCGGAACCACTGCAAATCTCACCTGCGGATCTTGATGGGCTTGCAGAAGGTGGCTTTGATGCGATTGTTTCAAACCCTCCATATCTTGTTCTAAAGCCCAACAAATCCAAAGCTGGCGTTGGAGGCTCCGATAAAATTCAGGAACAGGTAAATTATTATCGTACTTGTGGGTTTTATCAATATTCTATTGAAGGTATGCTAAATTTATACCAACTTTCCATAGAAAGAATGCTTCAAATGTTGAAGATAGGTGGAGAGTTGGGAATTATTTGCCCTTCTACTTTGTTCGGGGATGTTTCTGCAAAAAAACTTCGCAAACATTTATTACTCCGTAACAATGTTAGAAGTATTCGCTTCTTTGCAGAAAAAATTCCATTGTTTGAGAATGTTAATCAGGCAACAAATATTTTTATACTACAAAAAGGAGGCACTACCTCAGATATTACAATATCTGAGGAGGAGGATGTCTTTGATGTAAACATTTCTTTAGTTAAAGAATTGTTTCCTGAAAATCTTGAAATTCCAACTATAAAGTCTTCAGAATGGGATATTTTGCGAAAATTATCTACATTGAAAAAACTTAAGCAATTTCCTTCAATTAGAAACCGTCGCGGAGAATTAGATTTATCTCTATGCAGAGAGTTCGTTACTTCAGCACAGACTCCCTATAGATTAGTACGTGGGAATATGATTGGAGAATCAGAAGTAAAGGACATTAATGGAGAATTTGTTTTAGAATCATTTATTCCTACACGTTCTAAGGACTACCGTACTTATGACTTTAATCGGAAGCGATTAATATGTCAACAAATTTCTAATGGTGGACTCCGTCGCCGACTGAGATTTATTTTCTGTGCTTCAACTGATGTTCTCGGTAACTCATGCAATTATATTTCTTCTGATGAAGAAACTCTTGCAAAACTGTATCTAATCTTAAATAGTTCAGTTCTTAACTGGCGATTTAAGATAACAAGTTCGAATAATCATATTAATAACTATGAATTAGACGAACTTCCTATAATTGACCTTGACAAAGTAGATGCCTCATTCTCGTATTCTTCTCAAGAGGAATTAGATGAATATATTGGTGCTTTGTATGGTCTATCTAAAGATGAAAGAAACCTCATTGCAATATGA
- a CDS encoding transglycosylase domain-containing protein, whose amino-acid sequence MTLKFIKSFLNDREVLLTTIPYLIEKNSPLLSTQSGKMLLDLLVLGEDHRNRYHIGFDIIAITRAIYRRVTTGLKEGASTIEQQLVRVITADYSMTFSRKLKEILLAVIIRMKFDRQQLAISYLDIAYYGTEYPSLDAILAGFGLSRDADIDLKVCASIIARLKYPEPRVMSESNNYQIERRTSHLLKLYLRKHPIHLKLISAIISTIRQ is encoded by the coding sequence ATGACTTTAAAATTTATTAAAAGCTTCCTTAATGACCGCGAAGTACTTCTGACAACTATCCCCTACCTGATAGAAAAGAACTCACCGTTGCTTTCAACGCAGTCAGGCAAAATGTTGTTAGATTTATTGGTTTTAGGAGAGGACCATCGCAACAGATATCACATAGGGTTCGATATAATAGCTATAACGAGGGCCATATACCGCCGTGTAACAACAGGATTAAAAGAGGGCGCGAGCACTATAGAGCAACAACTTGTTAGGGTGATAACCGCTGACTACAGCATGACATTTTCTCGAAAGCTAAAGGAGATATTGCTTGCTGTAATCATTAGAATGAAATTTGATAGACAACAGTTGGCTATATCATATCTTGATATAGCTTATTATGGTACCGAATACCCATCGCTTGACGCCATACTTGCCGGGTTCGGTCTTTCAAGAGATGCTGATATTGACCTGAAAGTATGCGCATCAATTATAGCGAGGCTGAAATATCCAGAGCCCAGAGTAATGTCCGAGAGTAATAATTATCAAATTGAGCGGCGTACATCTCATTTATTAAAGTTATATTTGCGAAAACATCCTATTCATTTGAAATTAATATCAGCGATTATCTCAACAATTCGCCAGTAA
- the dcm gene encoding DNA (cytosine-5-)-methyltransferase codes for MKLYNHVAFKMGQREATIASFIQEGGNWQDIPLSYSDTRLDNIRATGGRTTYYGRLAWDKPSYTIATYFNRVGNGCNLHPEQNRVMSNREAARFQSFPDDFIFQGSKASQYKQIGNAVPPLLARLVSSLIKPHLNSYNFVDLFAGCGGMSEGFIMNGFNLLAVNEVDKNIMLTNKFNHSKYTDESHFILGDITQEETKQQIINACEGHSVDVVIGGPPCQGFSYAGWRDPNDTRNQLFRDFVELVKRIKPKFFVMENVLGILTMRKGQAIKEIIEAFEEIGYHVNPPLKLNAANFGVPQKRKRVIIIGSLDPDITIEQPLPLFEEDSLIAPPFVTVRDAIGNLPHIEDGGGELEMDYEFVLKSPYDMLMQKEIDFDKFYDLMCNK; via the coding sequence ATGAAATTATATAATCACGTAGCATTTAAAATGGGTCAGCGGGAAGCAACCATCGCCTCCTTTATACAAGAAGGAGGGAATTGGCAAGATATTCCGCTATCATATTCAGATACGAGGCTTGATAATATCAGAGCAACCGGTGGTCGTACTACTTATTACGGTCGCTTAGCTTGGGATAAACCAAGCTATACTATTGCTACATACTTCAATCGTGTTGGTAATGGGTGCAATTTGCATCCAGAACAAAATCGAGTGATGTCTAACCGCGAAGCGGCTCGATTTCAAAGTTTCCCTGACGATTTTATCTTTCAAGGATCAAAGGCTTCCCAATATAAACAAATTGGGAATGCTGTTCCTCCTTTATTGGCTCGGTTAGTTTCAAGTCTAATAAAGCCACATCTTAACTCGTATAATTTTGTCGATTTATTCGCAGGTTGTGGCGGAATGTCGGAAGGCTTTATAATGAATGGCTTTAATCTTCTTGCCGTAAACGAAGTTGACAAGAATATTATGCTTACGAATAAATTTAATCATTCTAAGTATACAGATGAAAGCCACTTCATTCTTGGTGATATTACACAGGAAGAAACCAAACAGCAGATTATAAATGCTTGCGAGGGTCATAGTGTAGATGTCGTAATTGGCGGACCTCCTTGTCAAGGCTTCTCATACGCAGGATGGCGCGATCCGAACGACACCCGAAATCAACTATTCAGAGATTTTGTTGAGTTGGTGAAACGTATCAAACCTAAGTTCTTTGTTATGGAGAATGTATTAGGTATTCTTACTATGCGCAAAGGCCAAGCCATTAAAGAAATTATTGAGGCTTTCGAGGAAATCGGATACCACGTGAATCCTCCTCTTAAATTGAACGCAGCTAACTTTGGCGTTCCACAGAAACGTAAACGTGTAATTATTATAGGTTCTCTTGATCCCGACATTACGATTGAGCAACCTTTGCCTCTTTTTGAAGAAGATTCTCTGATAGCTCCACCTTTCGTAACTGTCCGTGATGCAATTGGAAACCTACCTCATATTGAAGATGGAGGCGGCGAACTTGAAATGGATTATGAATTTGTTTTAAAATCTCCTTATGATATGTTGATGCAAAAGGAAATTGATTTTGATAAATTCTACGATCTTATGTGTAATAAGTAA
- a CDS encoding glycoside hydrolase family 43 protein — MILRNIIMSASLLLCLSASAGEESPGERFANSPNPVIWADVPDPDVIRVGDDFYMVSTTMHLMPGCPIMHSKDLVNWEIINYVFDTLEDSLRYHLEGGTVYGKGQWATSLRYHDGMFYVMFSPNDAPFQSYIFAAKNPRDKWEQVCRTNHFHDSSLFFDDDGRAYVFYGSGAINLRELKPDMTGVKEGGIDMTVIEPDEEARGLHEGSRAVKYNGKYYIMIINWPEGRNRRQLCYRADNITGPYEKHVVLEDNLDGFPYAAQGTIVDDVDGNWWGFIFQDRGAVGRVPTVMPCRWIDGWPMLGNEDGRIPKTITYTNRGEAPSRIVSSDDFDSDTIGLNWQWNHCPDNEFWSLTDRPGFLRLKTSRIARNIYQAVNTLSQRMEGPECFGSIKMDMSKMKDGDIAGLAAFNGHSVLLSVKKMGRKKYLVKHNELVNFSNPITLEVQVDDEEEERIEIKGNTIYLRIVADFRLGKDLATCFYSLDGKVWNEIGNPFQMRFDYTRLFMGTRFAIFNYATLNSGGYVDIDKFDYKRVEDIETQKLDKTLGYNTHTAIPSSASTRSTCR, encoded by the coding sequence ATGATTCTACGTAATATTATAATGTCTGCAAGCCTGTTGCTGTGCCTCAGCGCTTCTGCCGGTGAAGAAAGTCCAGGAGAGAGATTTGCAAACTCTCCTAACCCAGTTATATGGGCAGACGTTCCCGATCCAGATGTGATAAGGGTCGGAGATGACTTTTATATGGTATCCACCACCATGCATTTGATGCCGGGATGTCCTATCATGCACTCAAAAGATCTTGTCAACTGGGAAATAATTAACTATGTTTTTGATACACTGGAGGACTCTCTTCGTTACCATCTCGAAGGAGGGACTGTCTATGGCAAAGGTCAATGGGCTACTTCCTTGAGATATCACGACGGAATGTTTTATGTTATGTTTTCGCCCAATGACGCACCTTTCCAGTCTTATATTTTTGCAGCAAAGAACCCTCGGGATAAATGGGAGCAGGTGTGCCGAACAAACCACTTCCATGATTCATCACTATTTTTTGATGATGATGGCAGGGCATACGTTTTTTATGGTTCCGGCGCTATCAACCTTCGTGAATTAAAACCGGATATGACCGGTGTGAAAGAAGGAGGAATCGACATGACAGTAATCGAGCCTGATGAAGAAGCCAGAGGACTTCACGAGGGCAGTAGAGCAGTAAAGTATAACGGCAAGTATTATATTATGATAATCAACTGGCCCGAAGGACGAAATCGTCGTCAATTGTGTTATCGTGCCGACAACATCACGGGCCCATACGAGAAGCATGTGGTTCTTGAAGATAATCTTGACGGTTTTCCATACGCAGCTCAAGGCACCATTGTAGATGATGTAGACGGAAACTGGTGGGGCTTTATATTTCAGGACCGCGGAGCCGTAGGTCGTGTACCCACAGTTATGCCTTGCCGATGGATTGACGGTTGGCCCATGCTCGGGAATGAAGACGGCAGGATACCAAAGACAATTACTTATACTAATCGAGGAGAAGCGCCATCTCGTATCGTATCAAGTGACGATTTCGACTCAGATACAATAGGCTTAAACTGGCAATGGAACCATTGTCCGGACAATGAATTCTGGTCGTTGACCGACCGGCCAGGATTCTTGAGGCTTAAAACTTCCAGGATTGCCAGAAATATCTATCAGGCTGTTAATACACTCAGTCAGCGTATGGAAGGCCCGGAATGCTTTGGATCCATTAAAATGGATATGTCAAAAATGAAAGATGGTGACATAGCTGGTCTGGCAGCATTCAATGGACATTCAGTTCTATTATCAGTTAAGAAAATGGGACGGAAGAAATATCTTGTCAAACATAACGAATTGGTCAATTTCAGCAACCCCATAACACTCGAGGTTCAAGTCGATGATGAAGAAGAGGAGCGGATAGAGATCAAGGGTAATACAATCTACCTGCGCATCGTTGCTGATTTCCGTCTTGGCAAAGATCTGGCGACCTGTTTTTATAGCCTCGATGGTAAAGTATGGAATGAAATTGGAAATCCATTCCAAATGAGATTTGACTATACTCGTCTTTTCATGGGAACGAGATTTGCGATATTCAACTATGCCACTCTAAATAGTGGAGGATATGTCGATATTGATAAGTTCGACTATAAAAGGGTTGAGGATATCGAGACACAAAAACTTGATAAAACTTTAGGATATAATACACATACGGCTATCCCGTCATCAGCGAGTACCCGTTCCACCTGCCGTTGA
- a CDS encoding AAA family ATPase, with translation MIQELKIRNFKSFRDEVELSFEPSTDDRYNSVVTMPDGVKLLRFAVVLGANASGKSNLLEAIEFLRGFWNTLPSTNDDGTDVQPFLLRDDALSFDTEFELKFYADGLRYWYKLKVNPEKVCHESLFVYLTNRPTKVFCREDVGGISRLNFNPAVVRLSQAEVDVMTMNCLRNMSLLATMKKVNVSVAYLDNMRRWIDSRILSLQSGSLSSLSNDAKKHIADSEDFREYLLQFAKEADFNISDIKIQKMAALFGHKVEHAGGSQDYILPEACQSTGTKRMVELESLIYEQLNRQAFLCIDEIEASMHPNLMEYILSKFVNTQDNQSQLLVSTHYDPILKDIDDIFGKDSVWFTEKGKDGNSQLFSLVDFNGLNKLSSIHRAYMNGRFGALPNVL, from the coding sequence ATGATACAAGAGCTGAAAATACGTAATTTCAAGTCGTTTCGCGATGAAGTGGAATTGAGTTTTGAGCCGTCGACAGACGACCGTTACAACAGTGTGGTCACGATGCCTGACGGCGTGAAGCTGTTGCGCTTTGCAGTGGTGCTCGGCGCAAACGCCAGCGGCAAATCAAATCTGCTTGAAGCGATTGAGTTCCTGCGCGGTTTCTGGAACACACTTCCATCCACCAACGATGACGGTACGGATGTGCAGCCATTCCTGTTACGCGACGATGCGCTGTCTTTCGACACGGAATTTGAACTTAAATTCTATGCTGACGGTCTGCGCTATTGGTACAAACTCAAGGTAAATCCTGAAAAGGTCTGCCATGAGTCGCTCTTCGTCTATCTCACCAACCGCCCGACAAAGGTGTTCTGTCGCGAGGATGTCGGTGGTATATCCAGGTTGAATTTCAATCCGGCTGTCGTCAGACTCTCTCAGGCGGAGGTGGACGTCATGACGATGAACTGTCTCCGCAATATGTCGCTGCTGGCTACCATGAAGAAGGTGAATGTCTCGGTCGCATATCTTGACAATATGCGCCGGTGGATTGACAGCCGTATTCTTTCATTGCAGAGCGGTTCGCTTTCCTCTCTTTCAAATGATGCGAAAAAGCATATAGCGGACAGTGAGGATTTCCGCGAGTATCTTCTGCAATTCGCAAAGGAGGCAGACTTTAATATATCAGACATAAAGATTCAGAAAATGGCAGCTCTGTTCGGCCATAAGGTAGAGCATGCCGGCGGTTCGCAGGATTATATACTCCCTGAGGCTTGCCAGAGCACGGGCACAAAGCGGATGGTGGAACTGGAGTCTCTGATTTACGAACAACTCAACCGTCAGGCGTTCCTTTGCATTGACGAGATTGAAGCCTCGATGCACCCCAACCTGATGGAGTATATACTCTCGAAATTTGTCAATACACAAGATAACCAGTCTCAGCTTCTTGTCTCTACACATTACGATCCGATTCTTAAAGACATCGACGACATTTTCGGCAAGGACTCCGTATGGTTTACAGAGAAAGGGAAGGACGGCAACTCGCAGTTGTTCTCGCTGGTTGATTTCAATGGTCTAAACAAACTCTCATCTATCCACCGCGCTTATATGAACGGTCGTTTCGGCGCACTTCCCAACGTATTGTAA
- a CDS encoding helix-turn-helix domain-containing protein, with amino-acid sequence MKFCDYIRQHRESLGLAQKELAEVLSVDVPMYSRYERGQRPLKEEHIPILASKLKVDCGELRKMWIADKVLSVVNEEEDASDILNIVAENINDGKKSDYGN; translated from the coding sequence ATGAAGTTTTGTGATTATATACGGCAACACCGTGAATCGTTGGGACTTGCGCAGAAAGAACTTGCGGAAGTCCTCTCGGTGGATGTGCCTATGTATAGCCGATATGAACGAGGTCAAAGACCACTTAAAGAAGAACATATTCCCATTCTTGCTTCAAAACTCAAAGTTGATTGCGGAGAATTGAGAAAGATGTGGATTGCTGACAAAGTTCTTTCAGTAGTGAACGAAGAAGAAGATGCATCCGACATTCTGAATATTGTGGCTGAGAATATTAACGATGGCAAGAAATCCGATTATGGAAATTAA
- a CDS encoding helix-turn-helix domain-containing protein produces MFGRNVQLRRQSIGISQEELAFRAGLHRTYIGMVERAERSISLQNAKKIADALNVKLDNLLNDGEKT; encoded by the coding sequence ATGTTCGGCAGAAATGTTCAATTGCGTAGACAATCAATTGGCATTTCTCAGGAGGAGCTGGCATTTAGAGCCGGGCTTCATAGAACTTATATCGGTATGGTTGAGCGTGCTGAACGGTCAATTTCACTGCAAAACGCAAAAAAAATTGCTGATGCGCTAAATGTGAAATTAGACAATCTACTTAACGATGGTGAAAAAACTTAG